Proteins encoded within one genomic window of Acidimicrobiales bacterium:
- a CDS encoding histidine phosphatase family protein, which yields MATTRTVYVLRHTKSSWDDETLTDYDRPLAPRGLRDGKRLARYIAEANLRPDVVLCSSARRTQETLAQIAHSLGTPAVRMLDELYGADVADVLALVHHLDDSYTSVLIIGHNPCIAELAQTQEKFPTGALATLRWDAESWDDLRPGEAEVVSIVTPKELPD from the coding sequence ATGGCCACCACGCGCACGGTGTACGTGCTGCGACACACGAAGTCGAGTTGGGACGACGAAACCCTGACCGACTACGACCGGCCGCTCGCACCGCGTGGCCTGCGCGACGGCAAACGCCTCGCCCGCTACATCGCCGAAGCGAACCTGCGCCCCGACGTCGTGTTGTGCTCCTCGGCCCGGCGCACGCAGGAAACGCTGGCTCAGATCGCCCACTCGCTGGGCACCCCGGCGGTGCGCATGCTCGACGAGTTGTACGGCGCGGATGTCGCCGACGTCCTCGCGCTGGTGCACCACCTCGACGACAGCTACACGTCGGTGCTCATCATCGGGCACAACCCGTGCATCGCCGAGCTGGCGCAGACGCAGGAGAAGTTCCCGACGGGCGCGCTGGCGACGCTGCGCTGGGACGCCGAGTCGTGGGACGACCTGCGTCCCGGCGAGGCCGAAGTCGTGTCGATCGTGACACCGAAAGAACTGCCCGACTGA
- a CDS encoding AAA family ATPase gives MTDLQDAPPLPEGPVTIMFTDIEGSTALRTTLGDSGADELFASHDALVRQQIAEHQGYDQHAALGDGFLAVFVSTKRAVACAIAIQRALDDFNRQRSGPPLRVRIGLNTGEIAQSGGQISGEAVHAASRVCSQADGGQVFVSDVTRQLAGTLPDVSYRDTGEHALKGFPEPWRLWEVLWVRETSPKAPPFVGRDEQLRLLRDRLAGAIDGHGSVVLVGGEPGVGKTALVRQLISEAERRGALAVFGRCYESEGTVAYAPFVEMLEQALSVMPPDVVMEDMGDSAPEVARMVPELRRRFPDIGEPLDIPPEQQRRYFFNAVADFIARGAKRFPLVMVIDDVHWADESTLLLIEHIAARVPSERILAIGTYRDVELEVSRPLAASLERMVRAQTVERVHVARFDAAGVAQVLEALAGRTPPPAIVEAVYSETEGNPFFVGEVFRHFVEEGRVFDAQGEFRADLEISELEVPESVRLVVGRRLERLGPDAQKALAAAAVIGRAFSFRLLEVISDLPVDDLVDVVDDAENAQVLVSEERDGEVVFSFAHELIRQTLLSGLSVLRRQRLHLRVADALEKLEEDAVVTRAQEIADHLMKAGASADRGRLIERLTTAAQRAMAGAAFETALRLTDDTMALLDEHDHARLGATLELRGLAFRALGRLPDCIDAWNRAVDHFVADDEVSGAGRVLWTMGVTQMWLGRLNDAFVTYDRGVNVMGDAKTPERLLVNSGYAGLLAFVDYDQAIAAVDTAIAAVGDAATEQSLGVARWSHSIANWNFLHFAEAEADGRAAIEHLRRTTDAWTLADALCWTSFPLVWGGKAAEGRALATEGEALAARVGHTGTQALCLRSKALAAAALDLDLDALERDILTERELLVSVDSPWIALNHAWLATIHTWRGRFDDALVEADHCTEVLPPSTWTGLGEAARIIALAVAGRADACRELLASDAFERPAVSAVRSLGAGAHFKLEAACMAIALLGDDAAASAWYDAAAAAAPNYRNMGFDLAMSERIAGALAVVADRLADAERHLATAQRYALEDPNKLDAPHVDYWLARLSEARGDAGTARQHAIAARDEFARVGAEGFVPIAQELLARLG, from the coding sequence GTGACGGACTTGCAAGACGCGCCGCCGCTACCCGAGGGGCCGGTAACAATCATGTTCACCGACATCGAGGGTTCGACCGCGCTGCGAACGACCCTCGGCGACTCCGGTGCCGACGAATTGTTCGCGTCCCATGACGCCCTCGTGCGCCAGCAGATCGCCGAGCACCAGGGCTACGACCAGCACGCGGCCCTCGGTGACGGGTTCCTCGCCGTGTTCGTCTCGACCAAGCGCGCCGTCGCTTGCGCCATCGCGATCCAGCGCGCCCTCGACGACTTCAACCGCCAGCGTTCCGGTCCGCCGCTGCGTGTCCGCATCGGGCTCAACACCGGCGAGATCGCGCAGTCGGGAGGGCAGATTTCGGGTGAGGCGGTGCACGCGGCGTCGCGCGTGTGCAGCCAGGCCGACGGCGGGCAGGTCTTCGTCTCCGACGTGACGCGCCAGCTCGCCGGCACGCTGCCCGACGTCAGCTACCGCGACACCGGTGAGCACGCGCTCAAGGGCTTCCCCGAGCCGTGGCGGCTGTGGGAGGTGTTGTGGGTGCGCGAGACGTCGCCCAAGGCGCCGCCGTTCGTCGGCCGTGACGAGCAGCTGCGCCTGCTGCGCGACCGCCTCGCCGGCGCCATCGACGGCCACGGCAGCGTCGTGCTCGTGGGCGGTGAGCCGGGCGTCGGCAAGACGGCGCTCGTGCGCCAGCTCATCTCCGAGGCCGAGCGCCGCGGCGCGCTGGCGGTGTTCGGTCGGTGCTATGAGTCCGAGGGAACGGTCGCCTACGCGCCGTTCGTCGAGATGCTCGAGCAGGCGCTATCGGTGATGCCGCCCGACGTCGTGATGGAGGACATGGGCGACTCCGCCCCGGAGGTGGCGCGCATGGTCCCCGAGTTGCGCCGGCGGTTCCCTGACATCGGCGAGCCGCTCGACATCCCGCCCGAACAGCAGCGGCGCTACTTCTTCAACGCCGTCGCAGACTTCATCGCCCGCGGGGCCAAGCGGTTCCCCCTCGTCATGGTGATCGACGACGTGCACTGGGCTGACGAATCGACGCTGCTGCTGATCGAGCACATCGCGGCGCGCGTCCCGTCCGAGCGCATCCTCGCCATCGGCACGTACCGCGACGTCGAACTCGAAGTGTCGCGTCCGCTCGCCGCCAGCCTCGAACGCATGGTGCGCGCCCAGACCGTCGAGCGCGTGCACGTGGCGCGTTTCGACGCCGCTGGCGTGGCCCAGGTGCTCGAAGCGCTGGCGGGGCGGACGCCGCCGCCCGCCATCGTCGAGGCCGTGTACTCCGAGACCGAAGGCAATCCCTTCTTCGTCGGTGAAGTTTTCCGGCACTTCGTCGAAGAGGGCCGCGTGTTCGACGCGCAAGGTGAATTCCGCGCCGACCTGGAGATCTCCGAACTCGAAGTCCCCGAGAGCGTGCGCCTCGTGGTCGGTCGCCGCCTCGAGCGGCTCGGCCCTGACGCGCAGAAGGCGTTGGCCGCGGCGGCCGTCATCGGGCGCGCCTTCTCGTTCCGCTTGCTCGAGGTCATCAGCGATCTACCGGTAGATGATCTCGTCGACGTCGTCGACGACGCCGAGAACGCGCAGGTGCTCGTGTCCGAAGAGCGCGACGGCGAAGTGGTGTTCTCCTTCGCCCATGAGTTGATCCGCCAGACGCTGCTGTCGGGCTTGTCGGTGCTGCGGCGCCAGCGCCTTCACCTGCGCGTCGCCGACGCGCTGGAGAAGCTCGAAGAAGACGCCGTCGTCACCCGCGCCCAGGAGATCGCCGACCACCTGATGAAGGCCGGCGCCTCCGCCGACCGCGGCCGCCTGATCGAGCGCCTGACGACCGCGGCCCAACGCGCCATGGCGGGCGCAGCGTTCGAGACCGCGCTCCGCCTGACCGACGACACGATGGCGCTGCTCGACGAGCACGACCACGCCCGCCTTGGCGCCACTCTCGAGCTGCGCGGTCTGGCGTTCCGCGCCCTGGGCCGGCTCCCGGACTGCATCGACGCGTGGAACCGCGCCGTCGACCACTTCGTCGCCGACGATGAGGTCAGCGGCGCCGGGCGCGTGCTTTGGACGATGGGCGTGACCCAAATGTGGCTAGGCCGGCTCAACGACGCGTTCGTGACCTACGACCGCGGCGTCAACGTGATGGGCGACGCCAAGACGCCCGAGCGGCTCCTCGTGAACTCGGGTTACGCCGGCCTGTTGGCCTTCGTCGACTACGACCAGGCGATCGCCGCGGTCGACACCGCCATCGCTGCGGTCGGCGACGCCGCGACCGAGCAAAGCCTCGGCGTCGCCCGCTGGTCGCACAGCATCGCCAACTGGAACTTCCTCCACTTCGCCGAGGCCGAAGCCGACGGCCGTGCCGCGATCGAACATCTACGACGGACGACCGACGCGTGGACGCTCGCCGACGCGTTGTGCTGGACGAGTTTTCCGCTCGTGTGGGGCGGCAAGGCCGCCGAAGGCCGCGCCTTGGCCACAGAAGGCGAGGCGCTTGCGGCCCGCGTCGGTCACACCGGGACTCAGGCGCTCTGTCTGCGGTCGAAGGCGCTCGCGGCGGCCGCGCTCGACCTCGACCTCGACGCCCTCGAACGCGACATCCTGACCGAGCGCGAACTGCTGGTCTCCGTCGACTCGCCGTGGATCGCGCTTAACCACGCGTGGCTCGCAACGATCCATACGTGGCGCGGCCGGTTCGACGACGCGCTGGTGGAGGCCGACCACTGCACCGAGGTGCTGCCGCCCTCGACGTGGACCGGTCTGGGCGAGGCGGCGCGCATCATCGCGCTGGCGGTGGCCGGTCGCGCCGACGCGTGTCGCGAGTTGCTGGCGAGTGACGCCTTCGAGCGGCCGGCGGTCAGCGCCGTCCGTAGCCTGGGCGCAGGTGCGCACTTCAAACTCGAGGCCGCATGCATGGCGATCGCGCTGCTCGGCGACGACGCCGCGGCGAGCGCGTGGTACGACGCGGCGGCGGCCGCGGCGCCGAACTATCGCAACATGGGCTTCGACTTGGCCATGTCGGAACGGATCGCGGGCGCGCTGGCGGTCGTGGCCGATCGCCTCGCCGACGCCGAGCGTCATCTCGCGACGGCGCAGCGTTACGCGTTAGAGGATCCGAACAAGCTCGACGCGCCCCACGTCGACTACTGGCTGGCGCGACTGTCCGAAGCGCGTGGCGACGCCGGGACAGCCCGGCAGCACGCCATCGCCGCGCGTGACGAGTTCGCGCGCGTCGGTGCCGAGGGGTTCGTGCCTATCGCGCAGGAGTTGCTTGCGCGCCTCGGATGA
- a CDS encoding LLM class F420-dependent oxidoreductase, protein MELGIHQIRFDFPGGTESIAATVAATAKTADEVGVASFTFMDHWFQMEHMAPATDPMLEGYTALGYIAGLTQNMRLSLLVTGVTYRHPGLLAKIVTTLDVLSGGRAQLGIGAAWYEREHVALGVPFPPVTERFERLEETLQICLQMWSDDEGPFDGKHYQLAETICRPRPLSQPRPPILIGGGGEKKTLRLVAKYADACNLFAFDYDETARKVAILDQHCENEGRDPNTVKKTVLYIGDPIGAPDKFLADAERYAGLGVSLMDLAPQGDPVEFVAKAGDLVGRLSDIG, encoded by the coding sequence ATGGAACTCGGCATCCACCAGATCCGTTTCGACTTCCCGGGCGGCACCGAGTCGATCGCCGCCACCGTCGCGGCGACGGCCAAGACCGCCGACGAGGTGGGTGTCGCCAGCTTCACGTTCATGGACCACTGGTTCCAGATGGAGCACATGGCGCCGGCGACGGACCCGATGCTCGAGGGCTACACCGCGCTCGGCTATATCGCGGGGCTCACGCAAAACATGCGCCTCAGCCTGCTCGTCACCGGCGTCACTTACCGCCATCCGGGCCTGCTCGCCAAGATCGTGACGACACTCGACGTGCTGTCGGGCGGGCGGGCGCAGCTCGGCATCGGTGCCGCCTGGTACGAGCGCGAACACGTCGCCCTCGGCGTGCCGTTCCCGCCGGTCACCGAGCGCTTCGAGCGCCTCGAAGAGACACTCCAAATCTGCCTCCAGATGTGGAGCGACGACGAGGGGCCCTTCGACGGCAAGCACTACCAACTCGCCGAGACCATCTGCCGGCCGCGCCCGCTGAGCCAGCCGCGGCCCCCGATCCTGATCGGCGGCGGCGGCGAAAAGAAGACGCTGCGCCTCGTGGCCAAGTACGCAGACGCGTGCAACCTGTTCGCCTTCGACTACGACGAGACGGCGCGCAAGGTCGCCATCCTCGACCAGCACTGCGAGAACGAGGGCCGCGACCCGAACACCGTCAAGAAGACCGTGCTCTACATCGGTGACCCCATCGGGGCGCCCGACAAGTTCTTGGCCGACGCCGAGCGCTACGCCGGCCTCGGCGTGTCGCTGATGGACCTGGCGCCGCAGGGCGATCCCGTCGAGTTCGTCGCCAAGGCCGGCGACCTCGTCGGACGCCTCAGCGACATCGGGTAA
- a CDS encoding FkbM family methyltransferase, which produces MPGRLKVTRDAASNVRGRAGFVARELIGRPTTHVYRLRDAPYRAAIRHPLFDMWVLDEIFRNRAYAIPDAVSAKLRALDHPVRVLDLGGHVGLFGLWFRTTFPDATVTSYEPDPENAATLRRCVEANGLGDRWTVIEAAAAPSEGEATFISDGALSQLGGDNAALDDEHALLAQIFPFLRGKRLLTPKQVTVRTADVLPAMADCDFLKLDIQGGEWPLLTDKRFEKLSAVAFVLEMHPRAAPMPDPLSWVTKRFTRLGFRLIVLPAHGGERVIWGSRT; this is translated from the coding sequence GTGCCCGGCCGCCTCAAAGTGACGCGTGACGCCGCGTCGAACGTGCGCGGCCGCGCCGGGTTCGTCGCCCGCGAGCTGATCGGCCGGCCCACGACGCACGTGTACCGGCTGCGCGACGCGCCCTACCGCGCCGCAATCCGTCATCCGCTGTTCGACATGTGGGTGCTCGACGAGATCTTCCGCAACCGCGCCTACGCAATCCCGGACGCGGTGTCGGCAAAGCTGCGGGCGCTCGACCATCCGGTGCGGGTGCTCGACCTCGGCGGCCACGTCGGCCTGTTCGGCCTCTGGTTCCGCACCACGTTCCCCGACGCGACGGTGACCTCGTACGAGCCCGACCCGGAGAACGCCGCCACGTTGCGGCGCTGCGTCGAGGCCAACGGGCTCGGCGATCGCTGGACGGTGATCGAGGCCGCCGCCGCGCCGAGCGAGGGCGAGGCGACCTTCATCAGCGACGGCGCGTTGTCGCAACTCGGCGGCGACAACGCCGCTCTCGACGACGAGCACGCACTGCTGGCCCAGATCTTCCCGTTCCTGCGGGGCAAGCGGCTGCTCACGCCCAAGCAGGTCACGGTGCGCACCGCCGACGTGCTGCCGGCGATGGCGGACTGCGACTTCCTCAAGCTCGACATCCAAGGCGGCGAGTGGCCGCTGCTCACCGACAAGCGGTTCGAGAAGTTGTCCGCCGTCGCCTTCGTGCTCGAGATGCATCCGCGCGCCGCGCCGATGCCCGATCCGCTCAGCTGGGTGACGAAGCGCTTCACCCGGCTCGGCTTCCGACTGATCGTGCTGCCGGCCCACGGCGGCGAACGCGTGATCTGGGGATCGCGCACATGA
- a CDS encoding type II toxin-antitoxin system VapB family antitoxin, with translation MAKTRTNIEIEDEYVSVIMDRYGVHTKTEAVDLALRFAAGQPMTRDEALAMRGARAIGKIPADTGPAA, from the coding sequence ATGGCGAAGACCCGGACGAACATCGAGATCGAGGACGAATACGTCTCGGTGATCATGGACCGGTACGGCGTCCACACAAAGACCGAAGCGGTCGACCTGGCGTTGCGCTTCGCCGCGGGTCAGCCGATGACGCGCGACGAGGCCCTCGCCATGCGAGGCGCACGCGCCATCGGCAAGATCCCCGCCGACACCGGTCCGGCGGCGTGA
- a CDS encoding phosphotransferase family protein, with translation MADEQIQAERIDLAALAAWMDTQDLGAGQPIEHLTPLAGGTQNVMVKFDRGGRSFVFRRGPWSLRPRSNDQLRQEMRVLGALAGTDVPHPGLIAGCPDEGVMGDAVFYLMEPVDGFNPSVELPPLHAGSAEVRHAMGLSAADAIAALGAVDYRAVGLGDVGHPEGFLERQVPRWLSELEGYGKHEGYPGPDIPGLDDVARWLEANLPASGYQPGISHGDYHLSNLMFRWDSPDVAAIVDWEMSTIGDPLLDLGWLLATWPRPGEFGIGGNLGEGLPSPAELVARYGERSTRDLSAISWYEVMACFKLGIVLEGTHARAFAGKAPQSIGDMLHATTLGLFARATQRIKET, from the coding sequence TTGGCCGACGAGCAGATCCAGGCCGAGCGCATCGACCTGGCGGCGCTGGCGGCGTGGATGGACACGCAGGATCTCGGCGCCGGCCAACCGATCGAGCACCTGACGCCGCTGGCCGGCGGCACCCAGAACGTGATGGTCAAGTTCGACCGCGGCGGCCGCAGCTTCGTGTTTCGGCGCGGACCGTGGTCGCTGCGACCGCGCTCGAATGACCAGTTGCGCCAGGAGATGCGCGTCCTCGGCGCCCTCGCCGGCACCGACGTGCCTCATCCGGGCCTCATCGCCGGATGCCCCGACGAAGGCGTGATGGGCGACGCCGTGTTCTATTTGATGGAGCCCGTTGACGGGTTCAACCCGTCGGTCGAGCTGCCGCCATTGCACGCCGGCTCGGCCGAGGTGCGCCACGCCATGGGACTGTCCGCCGCCGACGCCATTGCCGCGCTCGGAGCTGTCGACTACCGAGCCGTCGGTCTCGGCGACGTCGGCCACCCCGAAGGCTTCCTGGAGCGCCAGGTGCCGCGCTGGCTGAGCGAGCTCGAGGGCTACGGCAAACACGAGGGGTATCCCGGTCCGGACATCCCCGGCCTCGACGACGTGGCGCGGTGGCTCGAAGCCAACCTGCCGGCGTCGGGGTACCAGCCGGGCATCTCGCACGGCGACTACCACCTGTCCAATCTCATGTTCCGGTGGGACTCGCCCGACGTGGCCGCCATCGTCGACTGGGAGATGTCGACCATCGGCGACCCGCTGCTCGACCTCGGCTGGCTGCTGGCCACGTGGCCGCGGCCCGGCGAGTTCGGCATCGGCGGGAACCTCGGCGAGGGTCTCCCGTCGCCCGCCGAGTTGGTGGCGCGTTACGGCGAGCGCTCGACGCGTGACCTCTCGGCCATCAGCTGGTACGAGGTGATGGCGTGCTTCAAGTTGGGCATCGTGCTCGAAGGCACCCACGCCCGCGCCTTCGCCGGCAAAGCCCCACAATCGATCGGCGACATGCTCCACGCCACGACGCTCGGGCTGTTCGCCCGCGCCACTCAACGCATCAAGGAGACCTGA
- a CDS encoding methyltransferase domain-containing protein, whose product MTNEWDAAAPVYEDQFEKVTGTTVPRLVEWLEPRPGLTLADVACGPGIVAMALAEHGAAVWVSDFSAEMVKRALARAAERGFSAVTGDVADAASLPLADRTVDGAVSNFGVIFCPAIGDALHELARITRSGGHLAITAWTTEATNGWTTLLGDEYADELGFTVPPRPMYRWGSARELRKALDDAGWHSIDIVTVDFEPTLHAPDAVGDALTTPATRLALAPLSEAQVDALRAYLVRRGRELFGGEPVALPRQAWLARGTA is encoded by the coding sequence GTGACCAACGAGTGGGACGCGGCCGCGCCGGTTTACGAAGACCAGTTCGAGAAGGTGACGGGCACGACGGTGCCGCGCCTGGTCGAGTGGTTGGAACCGCGCCCCGGGCTGACCTTGGCCGACGTCGCCTGCGGGCCGGGCATCGTCGCCATGGCGCTGGCCGAGCACGGCGCGGCGGTGTGGGTGTCGGACTTCAGCGCCGAGATGGTCAAGCGGGCGTTGGCCCGCGCCGCCGAGCGCGGTTTTTCCGCCGTCACCGGCGACGTGGCCGACGCTGCGTCGCTGCCCCTGGCCGACCGCACGGTGGACGGCGCGGTGTCGAACTTCGGCGTGATCTTCTGCCCGGCGATCGGCGACGCTCTGCACGAGCTGGCGCGCATCACCCGGTCCGGCGGGCACCTGGCGATCACTGCGTGGACGACCGAGGCCACCAACGGCTGGACCACCCTGCTGGGCGACGAGTACGCCGACGAGCTCGGCTTCACCGTCCCGCCGCGGCCGATGTACCGGTGGGGCTCGGCGCGGGAACTCCGCAAGGCGCTCGACGACGCCGGCTGGCACAGCATCGACATCGTCACCGTCGACTTCGAGCCGACCCTGCACGCCCCCGACGCGGTGGGCGACGCCCTCACCACGCCGGCCACCCGCCTCGCCCTCGCGCCGCTCAGCGAGGCCCAGGTCGACGCCCTGCGCGCCTATCTCGTACGGCGCGGCCGCGAGCTTTTCGGCGGCGAACCCGTCGCCCTGCCCCGCCAAGCCTGGCTCGCCCGCGGCACCGCCTAG
- a CDS encoding PIN domain nuclease, which produces MILVDTSAWVEFDRATGSAVDERLTSLIADGAGIAVTEPVLMEVLAGARSDARARDLRRLLLGFSFAPVDSAVDFEAAARIYRTCRRAGVTPRGLVDCLIASVASRSGMRILQRDADLARVAEVIGLPLEATE; this is translated from the coding sequence GTGATCCTCGTCGACACGTCGGCCTGGGTGGAGTTCGACCGAGCGACGGGGAGCGCGGTCGACGAGCGGCTCACCTCCTTGATCGCCGACGGTGCAGGCATCGCCGTGACCGAGCCGGTTCTCATGGAGGTCCTCGCCGGTGCGCGCAGCGACGCACGCGCCCGCGACCTGCGACGGTTGCTGCTCGGCTTTTCATTCGCGCCCGTCGACAGCGCCGTCGACTTCGAAGCCGCGGCGCGCATCTATCGCACGTGTCGTCGGGCGGGCGTGACGCCGCGGGGTCTCGTCGACTGCCTCATCGCTTCGGTGGCGAGCCGGTCGGGCATGCGCATCCTGCAGCGCGACGCCGATCTCGCCCGCGTCGCCGAGGTGATTGGTCTGCCCCTCGAGGCGACCGAATAG
- a CDS encoding SMP-30/gluconolactonase/LRE family protein produces MRIRRVGDFTTTWGESLVWDERRRRLYFVDTLANAIHWLDDGDGELHTLVAPQMPSGMVAAQDGRLVVTLDDGLYVVEVDTEEWSLLSRYPERIGGRCNDMVADFDGNLITGKLNLGPAEGSSWWYQPSTDTWKLLDDDIANTNGPTVAVLDGAMTLVIGDSSQHYFAYDYEPAAGSVGPRRIFGDVTGMGPDGGKGVPDGATLDDAGGLWCALPRSSRLVRFTTAGHDTTIDLPFENPTDVTFGGPDLDRLYVTAINEGLYVIDGVGRGRVEPRAQLS; encoded by the coding sequence ATGAGGATCCGGCGCGTTGGTGACTTCACGACGACGTGGGGCGAGAGCCTCGTGTGGGACGAGCGCCGCCGACGCCTGTATTTCGTGGACACGCTGGCCAACGCCATCCACTGGCTCGACGACGGCGACGGGGAACTGCACACGCTCGTGGCGCCGCAGATGCCCTCGGGAATGGTCGCGGCGCAGGACGGCCGGCTGGTCGTCACCCTCGACGACGGCTTGTACGTCGTCGAGGTCGACACCGAGGAGTGGTCGTTGCTAAGTCGCTATCCCGAACGCATCGGCGGGCGCTGCAACGACATGGTCGCCGACTTCGACGGCAACCTCATCACCGGCAAGCTCAACCTCGGCCCCGCCGAAGGGTCGTCGTGGTGGTACCAGCCGTCGACCGACACGTGGAAGTTGCTCGACGACGACATCGCCAACACCAACGGCCCGACCGTCGCCGTGCTCGACGGCGCGATGACCCTCGTGATCGGTGACTCGTCGCAGCACTACTTCGCCTACGACTACGAACCGGCGGCGGGGTCGGTCGGGCCGCGGCGCATCTTCGGCGACGTCACCGGCATGGGGCCCGACGGCGGCAAGGGCGTCCCCGACGGTGCGACGCTCGACGACGCCGGCGGCCTGTGGTGCGCGCTGCCCCGCAGCAGCCGCCTGGTGCGCTTCACCACCGCGGGCCACGACACCACAATCGACCTGCCCTTCGAGAACCCGACCGACGTCACCTTCGGCGGCCCGGACCTCGACCGGTTGTACGTCACGGCCATCAACGAGGGCCTCTACGTGATCGACGGCGTCGGCCGCGGCCGCGTCGAACCCCGCGCCCAGTTGTCGTAG
- a CDS encoding ABC-F family ATP-binding cassette domain-containing protein: protein MILVDAAGVSMSRPGRPLFTDLSVTIATGDRIGVVGLNGTGKSTLLNVLAGVTEPESGTVRRGRDVRIGYLDQRPVLPDGTVRAAVGNAWEGEAVLDRLGMTPLLDTPVSQLSGGQAKRTALARVLVTESDLLILDEPTNHLDVAAIAWLEERLAQYRGGLLLVTHDRHVLDRVTTRILELDRGTGFVHNGGYADYLAAKQLREEHAAVAESTRRNLARQELAWLRRGAPARTRKPRARIAAATAIVEGRPQAAARRDELDLHMGTPRLGDKVIELTGVGFAYPGGEFLFRGLDYALDPRERLGIVGPNGAGKSTLLDVIAGRRAATSGTVDVGPTVRLGYYDQVGVELDPAQRVRDAVAGPTRAADWTDSALLERFWFDGDAQWAPIGTLSGGERRRLQLLLVLAQKPNVLLLDEPTNDLDLDTLRVLEDFLEDWPGALVVVSHDRAFMERTVEDALVLDGCGAINRVPGGYAEWEATWRTAKPTGPVQHRKPVLDRTSSEDVRPKRRSPSTLHRLMREAEKAIAAAERRRDKLTEELHAASDHAEMARLGTALAEAEAELAAREEEWLALGEEAES, encoded by the coding sequence GTGATCCTTGTCGACGCCGCCGGCGTATCCATGAGCCGCCCCGGGCGGCCGCTGTTCACCGACTTGTCGGTGACGATCGCGACGGGCGACCGCATCGGCGTCGTCGGTCTCAACGGCACGGGCAAGTCGACGCTGCTCAACGTGCTCGCCGGCGTGACCGAACCCGAGTCCGGGACGGTGCGGCGCGGGCGCGACGTGCGCATCGGCTATCTCGACCAGCGGCCCGTGCTGCCCGACGGCACGGTGCGCGCCGCCGTCGGCAACGCCTGGGAGGGCGAAGCGGTGCTCGACCGCCTCGGCATGACGCCGCTGCTGGACACGCCGGTGTCGCAGTTGTCGGGCGGCCAGGCGAAGCGGACGGCGCTGGCGCGCGTGCTCGTCACCGAGTCCGATCTGCTCATCCTCGACGAGCCGACCAACCACCTCGACGTCGCCGCCATCGCCTGGCTCGAGGAGCGGCTGGCGCAGTACCGCGGCGGGCTCCTGCTCGTGACCCATGACCGTCACGTGCTCGACCGCGTCACCACGCGCATCCTCGAGCTCGACCGCGGCACCGGCTTCGTGCACAACGGCGGCTACGCCGACTATCTGGCGGCCAAGCAGTTGCGGGAGGAGCACGCGGCGGTGGCCGAGTCGACGCGGCGCAACCTGGCGCGCCAGGAGCTGGCGTGGCTGCGCCGGGGCGCGCCGGCGCGCACGCGCAAGCCGCGGGCGCGCATCGCGGCGGCCACGGCGATCGTCGAGGGGCGGCCGCAGGCGGCGGCGCGCCGCGACGAGCTCGACCTGCACATGGGCACGCCGCGTCTCGGCGACAAGGTGATCGAGCTGACCGGCGTCGGCTTCGCCTACCCCGGCGGTGAGTTCTTGTTCCGCGGGCTCGACTACGCGTTGGACCCGCGTGAGCGCCTCGGCATCGTCGGGCCCAACGGCGCCGGCAAGTCGACGCTGCTCGACGTGATCGCCGGCCGGCGCGCCGCCACCAGCGGCACCGTCGACGTCGGCCCGACCGTCCGCCTCGGGTACTACGACCAGGTTGGCGTCGAGCTTGATCCGGCTCAGCGGGTGCGCGACGCGGTGGCGGGCCCGACGCGCGCGGCCGACTGGACCGACAGTGCGCTGCTCGAACGGTTCTGGTTCGACGGCGACGCCCAGTGGGCGCCGATCGGAACGCTTTCAGGTGGCGAGCGGCGGCGACTGCAACTCCTGCTCGTGCTCGCCCAGAAACCCAACGTGCTGCTGCTCGACGAGCCGACCAACGATCTCGACCTCGACACGCTGCGCGTCCTCGAAGACTTCCTCGAAGACTGGCCCGGCGCCCTCGTCGTCGTCAGCCACGACCGCGCCTTCATGGAACGCACGGTCGAGGACGCGCTGGTGCTCGACGGCTGCGGCGCCATCAACCGCGTGCCCGGGGGCTACGCCGAGTGGGAAGCGACGTGGCGCACCGCCAAGCCAACTGGTCCTGTCCAGCACCGGAAACCGGTGCTGGACAGGACCAGTTCGGAAGATGTGCGGCCGAAGCGGCGTTCCCCCAGCACGCTGCACCGCCTGATGCGCGAGGCGGAGAAGGCCATCGCGGCGGCGGAACGCCGGCGCGACAAGCTGACCGAGGAACTGCACGCCGCGTCCGACCACGCCGAGATGGCTCGCCTCGGCACCGCCCTCGCAGAGGCCGAAGCCGAACTCGCCGCCCGCGAAGAGGAGTGGCTCGCCCTCGGCGAAGAAGCCGAGTCCTGA